A stretch of the Candidatus Rokuibacteriota bacterium genome encodes the following:
- a CDS encoding tetratricopeptide repeat protein — protein MTEREALAALRGDDVAQAARAAAVLWQMWHRSGDPRLDGLLQEGIEAMERQDLPAADAAFTRLIGEAPAFAEGWNRRATVRYMAQDYAASIADCRETLARNPNHFGALSGQGLCHLMLGQFREAAELFRRTLAVHPHLGSARENLRAALGEIVKLN, from the coding sequence ATGACCGAGCGCGAGGCGTTGGCGGCCCTGCGCGGCGACGATGTCGCTCAGGCGGCGCGCGCGGCGGCCGTCCTCTGGCAGATGTGGCACCGCTCCGGCGATCCGAGGCTCGACGGGCTCCTGCAGGAAGGGATCGAGGCGATGGAGCGCCAGGACCTGCCCGCCGCCGACGCGGCGTTCACGCGCCTCATCGGCGAGGCGCCGGCCTTCGCCGAAGGCTGGAACAGGCGCGCCACCGTTCGCTATATGGCCCAGGACTACGCGGCGTCGATCGCGGACTGCCGGGAGACGCTCGCGCGCAATCCCAACCACTTCGGCGCGCTCTCCGGCCAGGGACTCTGCCACCTCATGCTGGGACAGTTCCGCGAGGCCGCGGAGCTCTTCCGGCGCACGCTCGCCGTGCATCCGCATCTCGGCAGCGCGCGCGAGAATCTCCGGGCAGCCCTCGGCGAAATCGTGAAGTTGAACTGA